The Phaseolus vulgaris cultivar G19833 chromosome 10, P. vulgaris v2.0, whole genome shotgun sequence DNA window aaaggGTTTGTTGGTGCATATGAatataaagagaaaatattttatacactAACAAAATAAGATAGTTTTACTATTCAATCGGAAAGAGTTGAAATAATTTGTTACTAAACTATGAATCAGTTCATATaaagaaattgatttttttttaaagattataaaCTGATGTGATGTCAGAGTAGATTGAGATATTTCATTCTTTATAAGTGGATGAAAACTTCAtcttataagtcgattttatgaggttcagttaggcttaaagttcacttcttaatacggtatcagagtcatttaagaCTTATTTTAGCGAGAATTTGTTGGGTCTATCGTATCATCCGCTATCGGACCACACACAACATATATTTTCATGCACGAGTTGCTAGCCTCAGTATGAggaggtgtgttggagatctcatatcgactagagattaaaatatttcattcttttttataaataggTGTAAACTTtagttataaattaattttatgagattgagttaaacttaaaatctactttttaataaaaaaattaaaaaataaacagtaaattgatgttttttcttgtaaaagtttATACTATTAACAATTCATAATCATTAAAATTGCTCATAAACTAATGATGACATAGTGATAATTAACAAAgcattttttatgaaaaagaaaaaaaacttgtgACAGAAGCGCCAAAAAGTCAAAATGATTACTTGCTCAGCACCAATTGGCCGACCAAGTTATCCATGACATAGGCCTAAACAACCAATTTTTGATACATTAATTACTCAAAATCATAGACACCCAGAAATTTGTGTTCACTCATTTTCAAATTTCACAACCTCTCTGCCATTTTTTAGAGCATGGCCGGTGCTATTTGTGGCCCAAACCTATTCATGTTCTCCCCACTCTTACTTTTCTTTTATGATTATTTCCTTCACATTCTACCCCACCACCAAACATCACCTCTTCCACTCTCTCACATGGAGGAATCATTCATTAGCTTCCAGACATTTCTATTAAAGTATGCAGTGACAGCTAAGTTTGCCACTCAAGAACTGATAGGATATGTGCATGGATATGTCTCACATTTTAACCATCCCTTTTATCATGCAAACAAATCCATAAACTACAACAATGGTAGCAGAAACTGTAATCAACTAATTAAGTGAAGATTAAAATTTAGTTCAAGATAATTAAGATTAGTTTTAGTAAgttaatttaatcttataaaacactttataagatgagatttatatccacttatataatataaaatgtcATTATTTTTAGTCGATATCTGAAGTATATATCTGAGAATGAAATGCATCGTCACAATTAAGCAAACTTCAAAAAAATCATTGTttataaaacagattaaaggTTAAAACATATGTATAAcacattttattcttaaataaaCCTTGACATTGTGTTTGATAACTTCTGCTGCATATATATAACCCCAACAGAGAAGCCTTTTGTACTACTACCTCTCTTATTTGGAACATTTCTTTATCTATCTTTAGCAGTTCCCCTAGAAACTTCTGAAGATGGGTGGCATTGCCTTCGGACGCTTTGATGATTCTTTCAGTTTCAGCTCAATCAAGGCCTATATTGCTGAGTTCCATTCAACCTTGATCTTTGTTTTTGCTGGTGTTGGTTCAGCCATAGCCTATGGTTAGTTTTCTCAGTTTCACAACAAAATTGAATCCAAGATCTCAGTCTCAACCCACTCCTCTGTCATTTTAGTTCTGAAGGTGTTTCACCACGGTTGAACATCAAATAACCCTTAAAAGTATAAGAAAACTTGAGAAACAATGTTTGTTTTGGCTTGTAAAACTGTCACCATGTAGaagtttacaatttttttttattttgaaatcattGTGCTTACATGTTTGgcttgtttttttttcactttgcTTGCAGGTAAGTTGACATCAGATGCAGCACTCGATCCTGCTGGGTTACTGGCAGTTGCTATTTGCCACGGTTTTGCACTTTTTGTGGCAGTTTCTGTTGGTGCCAACATCTCTGGTGGCCATGTCAACCCTGCTGTGACTTTTGGATTGGCTCTTGGTGGCCACATCACCATCCTTACTGGTCTCTTCTACTGGATTGCACAGCTTCTTGGCTCCATAGTGGCATGTTTTCTTCTCAACTATGTCACAGGAGGTTTGGTAAGTTTAAATTCAAAGAATCTCTATGATTCCAATTCACTTGTGGAATCAACACATGGCTACCTGAATTTGCCAAATATTTTCCTTGCATCAGAAGATTCATGCATAAACCAAGGACATATTTACATGCCcttttttctatctttttatGGAGAGACTATAAGTATAATTCTGCTACGGGTAAGATCCATAAGTAGTATCTCCCATGGGACATACTACTTAGAATCATAACGAAGGTGCCTCCATTTAATGCTATAATATACACATAAAAAATCTTTTCTCAACAAATATTGGTCTACTACATGGATTGCACGACTGCATTCCGTTCAGTAAAAGAACCAATTAATTGATTTTCTGtcaatattttctttaagaaaAATGTTACTCTTAAGCTAAAACTTTAAGTtcaactcaacctcataaaatcgacTTTTAAGGTGAGATTTAcacctacttatatattatgaaatgtcataatctctagtcgatgagTTGGTAGCATGAGATTATATATTATAgatgataagcccaacaaacaatcGTTAGGATAAACTCAAAATGactctaatatcatattaagaagtagacTTAAGTCTAACTTAACTTCATAAAACCGACGACTTAACTTCATAAAACCGACTTTTAAGGTGAGatttgtatctaattatatactatgaaatgtcctgaTCTCTAGTTGGGATCTGTAACAGTTACTTTTAGCAGTTGTGGTATGAACCAATTCACCTATAGATTGTCAACGTATCAAGACTTTTTCTAGCTGCACCAATGTATCTTTTATATAATCATTTCGCATGTAGCTTGTTCAAACATCCATTGTAAtattctaattttttgtttggtgttagacattaaaaaataatagcaTGATGCTTAGTTTCTGAAAACCAAAAACTGAACTTTTGTTATTTGTTGGCAGGCAATTCCAGTCCACAGTGTGGCTTCTGGGGTTGGAGTTGTTGAAGGAGTTGTTACAGAGATCATCATCACATTTGGTTTGGTGTACACTGTATATGCCACAGCAGCTGACCCTAAGAAGGGTTCATTGGGCACCATTGCACCCATTGCCATTGGTTTCATTGTTGGTGCCAACATCTTGGCAGCAGGGCCATTCTCTGGTGGCTCAATGAACCCTGCACGCTCCTTTGGACCTGCAGTTGTGAGTGGTGACTTCCATGACAACTGGATCTACTGGGTTGGACCTCTTATTGGTGGTGGTTTGGCTGGCCTTATCTATGGCAATGTGTTCATTCGCTCTGACCATGCACCTCTTTCCACTGAATTTTGATTCCACTGAGATCATGGCCTCTGCAATTCATGTTTCTTGATAATAAAAGGAGGAAAAGCAattcttgcttttcttgcttttctatttcaTGTTCTTGCTTCTTGTAATTTATTTGTAAAGTGTGCTACTGTTTAATTTGGTGAGAATTCAAAAGAGGTTGGTGGTGTGCACAAGTGCTTTACTGTCTCTAAAGTTTACTTTTTAAGCTTTTTAAATTTGGATGCCATGCACCAGGACTATTGTGCACTGCCATTTATCTCTATGCAGAAGTTCACATGCTTGTACCACTGAAAATTAATGCACAGATCAAGAAAATCAATGTAGTTTCAAAGAAAAATATGCAACCTCTTGTTCTTTCAAATTGTCCATGGGATTAATGGTTCAGTACAATGGAAGAGTGGATTAGGCTTTACTGTGTTGACAAAAACAAAGGGAAAACGCCAATAGTTAGCTGTTCAATACAAGATGACAGATCCAAGTAACATGTGACCATCAATGTCTAGAAATGTTAATTATAGCAACAAAGTgtgtttgattttgttttttttttttctaaataatcaCTTATTTTTGCCAAAAGAAGTTTGAAAAGATAAGCAATTATGGGTAAGTATTAAGAGatgactttaagtctaatttaacCATGTAAAACCGACTTATAAGATTATTTACATCTAGTCGACGTGTgatctgataccatattaagaagtgtatttaaatctaactcaactttataGAATCGAGTGAGATTttcatccacttatatactatgaaattttGTTGTCGAAATGTGATTTTCAACTCAATTATGTCTAAGaaacaatatattattataacagACAGACACTGAGTAATAGTTTGTTCCTTGATGCAAAGTGTGAACAGGAGTGATGAATTACATGAAGATGGGACAGTTAGGACTTTATGGTTGTCCAAATGTATAAAAGGTGTTGGTGAGGCACAGGAAGTGAGCATTATTAATCTTCAAATGTAAACTTCCAATAAACACAACTACATTTAGAAAAGGTGGCACCATATCAGTAAACAGCAAAACATTTGATATTCTACACATGCACAAGGAAACTGAAACTTATCAGTGTCCAAACGCTACATCAGgcgttttgttttgttttatttaatacaaaactataaactaaaattatctTCTAATCCTTCTTCATATGCTTCACTGAATAACCAAATAGTAGATCAGAATCTTCTGCACTAGTATTGCCTCCTACATTTCTCCATTGCCCTTGGAGCTGCAACCAAATTCATAACATATTTTTAGTTAATCTTACATACTATAAAACAAGCTATATccaattcattatatatatattatcatataaAGTGTTTCTAAAATTTATGGGGTAATACATACCAAGTCCAATTGCCTCAGAGCCTTTCATTATCCTTAGTTTCTTACATGACTCAGTGAACATCCTGTAGTGAAAAGTTAAACATGATCAAAGACAAACTTAATTACAATTGTAATGATATTTAGAAGTACTAATCAGAAATCACAAGCTTAGTCTTTTGCAATAGTTGTTCAAGATATCTTCAtctaaatcatttttttttaaatttttaatgtatttttaagtGAGGTGTTTATAAGTTAACTCTAAACCCTATAACCTAAATACTACAGCTTATAAAAGGAAAGAAGGAAATaactgaaaaataaaactaagttTGATGAACCACCAACTATAGTGGTAAAAAAGATGTGATTTATTgagaaacaaaatgaaaaatggAACTTACTCCCAAGGGACATCACCCACAAGCATCCAATCTCCATCTTTATCTTCATATGTAAAAACATATTCAGAGCCATCAACAACATTCCTGAAAGCTCTCTCCCTCAATCCCTCTTTCCCAGCAACTCCCCCTGAACTGCATTGACCTGATTTCAGCAACACAAAACTATTGTTACAATTATTTGTAATTGATATTTTGAAGTGTTAGTatagctgagatgtcaaattACAATACTTAACATGaaagctttaaaaaaaattatcattttgaAATACCTAAATAAATTCTACCAATCATCAATGAAGGACTGTTTTATCTGCTATACTGAGTATAAGTTAGATAAATCTATATTTTTGATTGATATTACAAAGTTCTTATAAGTTTATGAACTTGAAATATCTAATTTGATCATCAATTCAGTTAGGTGTTTGATTCACAATTAGACCACTCATACTACCTAGTTCCACCAGATTGTTACAGCAATGAATTAAACATAATGAATGTGAAAGAGAGAGTATCATACCAATGGTGAAGCAGCTGAACATTTTCTCAAGAGCAGAAGAAAGTTCAATATAGTTGCTGTGGGTTTTCAGATCAACCTTTCTGAGATAAGGGGCACCATCCATGCTGACCTTAACATAAAGACAGCCAACTCTTGATTTCTCCTCAGCTTCAGTGTTGCTTTTTGCCAAATTATAGGCCATTGTGTTCTTCCTAAAAGATCGAATTGGTGGCCATCCCACAACTTGTGCTCTGAAACAAAAAGGTTCCATATTTAACTTCTCACcaaacagaaataaataaaatcagcTTATAAGACAAGGTTTGCACCCaattatatactatgaaatgtagTCAATGTAAAATTTTCAACACAAACTCCCTAACTCCGTCACGTCGAGACTACCAATTCGTGCCGATATTCAGTAGTCTGATAAATCGAATCTATCTTCTAATAAAATTCAACTTGTAGAGTATAACTTAATTTAAACCTCATAAGAGAAGTCAAATCATTTgaactttatatttttcttcttctgctaCAAGTACTTCAGAAGAAGTTTATCGAAACATTACATAAAGCATAAATATGTGAGGAAATCTTACTTTGCAGCAGGAGTAGCAGCATGTTCAATTGTTGCAGCAACCTGAGGCGGCTTCTCAGAGTGAAGAACCAAGCAACCAACCTCTGTGTTGCATAGTGCAGAGGTATTAACACCATTTCTCAAATCATCCCCAGTTGCATCACTGCCTGAGAAAATCCATTTCCCagaagaggaggaggaggaggaggagctAATGGCATCAGAGAAACCCCTCTTGAGGTTCTTGGAAGGGGTTGAGGAAGCAGAATAGCCATTATTATTCTGCAAATCCTTGCCAAAAAGAGAGATCCCTGCAGCTCCTGATTTGTTCTCAGGAGACTCACAACCGGGCAGGCCAAGCCTCAGCTCTGTCTCCTTGAAGTTCAGAGATGAAGTGTTGTCATCCTCAGAGGAGATGTTGGATGAAACTGAAGAGGATATCTTGTCACAGCTTTTCTCCATGTATGGAGTATCTGCTAAGCCTATGTAATCATGTTCCAAGGGTGCAGACATCAAAGTTTTGCACAGTGAAAGGTTCCAAATTATGCAACAGAATTAAAAATGGTTAAGCAAGTGAGTAAAGTGAGTATGTCATGTGTAGGAAGGTGGATGGATATATAAGAATGGAGCAAACAAAGGAGTCAGAAAGTAGAGTTTTAAATGTACCAATTTCCCAGGAGCTTCTCTTCTTTGATGCAGTAAAGAATCTTCTTGGCCTTTATGAAACAACTTTTCTCTTTCCATAGTAATATTTTTTCTCTCCATTCATCATAATTTTACAACATGATACATGCAGGAATGTTATTGAATACTTTTCTTAATATTTACTGCTGCAAATTTGATTCTTGAATAGATTCAAAATccttaattaatagttaaaatgcAGTCGAGGTGGGAGTTGGAAGCACACATGTCACGACATTCCAATTCCAAAAGCATTGAGAAGAACAGAATAAGTTTGTGAAAAAGAATAATAGAACAAAATTGTATGAGTCGAGACACGACAGAGATGAAAGAGATTGAAGAGAGGTGAATCTCTGTTCTTTAGTTGAATATGAAATGAGTCCCTAACTGGCAGACAATGTTCCGTATCTTAGCATGTGTGTGTCGTTCAGATATTTTCTCTCTCATGTTTTTTTCCAAAACTATCTGAAACTTGAGAATATAATGTTGGATAAGAAGAGATGACCAATTGGGTTgagctgactagacaccatgtttaatGAGTGAGTTTAATTATTATgtctcttttataatttttatttaaaaaaattattgtacttttaatacttgtaattggtgtagaatagaatgaaaatataataGTTGTCCGTGTGGATGTAAATCGCAGTTGGCAACCGAACCACattaaatcttgtgttgtttattttctgcagttcattcgtgattatgtgtgttgcttccgcgtcACCAACACATTAATCCTTGGAGTTCAGAACCACAAATTGGGTAAAGAGGGTATCAAGATCTGCTTCGGAATTTGTAATCTGAAATTATGTCTTCACTTGTCTTATGGATTAGTACTATAATCTCAATGGCTTATTGCTATCATCTTATAAACATATCCTAAGAAAATCGTGGGAAAAATCTTCATAGTTTGATATtatgttgtaatttttttatgcaaaagATAGATTAGATTAGATTATAGATACATGCATGGCACACTGCAAGATCGCTATGAGGAGAAAATCACTTTTTGTCAACGCAGATACATGCATGGCACAACATTGCAAGATTTGGACTTATTCTCATATTGCTATCATTATATACTCATCCTAAAACGTGACTTAATTAAGTTTGATTACAATTAATATTACAACAAAATTatcaatttatcaaattattgtaatttatcaaattattgtaactaattttagagactaaaataattacttaCTATTAAACTagattagagaccattttagagattaaaaa harbors:
- the LOC137818871 gene encoding auxin-responsive protein IAA27-like isoform X2; the protein is MEKSCDKISSSVSSNISSEDDNTSSLNFKETELRLGLPGCESPENKSGAAGISLFGKDLQNNNGYSASSTPSKNLKRGFSDAISSSSSSSSSGKWIFSGSDATGDDLRNGVNTSALCNTEVGCLVLHSEKPPQVAATIEHAATPAAKAQVVGWPPIRSFRKNTMAYNLAKSNTEAEEKSRVGCLYVKVSMDGAPYLRKVDLKTHSNYIELSSALEKMFSCFTIGQCSSGGVAGKEGLRERAFRNVVDGSEYVFTYEDKDGDWMLVGDVPWEMFTESCKKLRIMKGSEAIGLAPRAMEKCRRQY
- the LOC137818871 gene encoding auxin-responsive protein IAA27-like isoform X1; its protein translation is MSAPLEHDYIGLADTPYMEKSCDKISSSVSSNISSEDDNTSSLNFKETELRLGLPGCESPENKSGAAGISLFGKDLQNNNGYSASSTPSKNLKRGFSDAISSSSSSSSSGKWIFSGSDATGDDLRNGVNTSALCNTEVGCLVLHSEKPPQVAATIEHAATPAAKAQVVGWPPIRSFRKNTMAYNLAKSNTEAEEKSRVGCLYVKVSMDGAPYLRKVDLKTHSNYIELSSALEKMFSCFTIGQCSSGGVAGKEGLRERAFRNVVDGSEYVFTYEDKDGDWMLVGDVPWEMFTESCKKLRIMKGSEAIGLAPRAMEKCRRQY
- the LOC137818870 gene encoding aquaporin TIP2-1-like — protein: MGGIAFGRFDDSFSFSSIKAYIAEFHSTLIFVFAGVGSAIAYGKLTSDAALDPAGLLAVAICHGFALFVAVSVGANISGGHVNPAVTFGLALGGHITILTGLFYWIAQLLGSIVACFLLNYVTGGLAIPVHSVASGVGVVEGVVTEIIITFGLVYTVYATAADPKKGSLGTIAPIAIGFIVGANILAAGPFSGGSMNPARSFGPAVVSGDFHDNWIYWVGPLIGGGLAGLIYGNVFIRSDHAPLSTEF